The proteins below come from a single Melospiza melodia melodia isolate bMelMel2 chromosome 12, bMelMel2.pri, whole genome shotgun sequence genomic window:
- the OTOL1 gene encoding otolin-1 yields the protein MPGCPRPVPLLLALAVPALAALKVTPAVLYTKPRPPQPPAAPPSVPGKIPLPAAPGRAELPTLLPLDNSTLDSAEFFFNCCDCCPPAAGPRGWPGPPGPPGPKGEKGDAGLPGLPGSPGPQGPKGSKGERGGKGEQGERGASGSPGYPGKPGLQGEAGAKGSKGSYGFPGLKGQKGAKGDTCDNGTKGDKGDRGDPGEPGAGGEQGDKGEKGDTGEKGYCGEPGGRGAKGDRGEGGTKGEKGSKGDTGTEGMRGVAGKQGEKGEQGHKGDKGDVGPVGMAGPGGPKGEPGAKGGRGAPGRKGSRGAKGARGDVPRAPRSAFSAALSRPFPPPNVPIRFDRVWFDERHDYDPATGKFNCSVPGAYVFSYHVTVRGRPARLSLVASSRRVAKARDTLYGQDIDQASFLTILKLRVGDQVWLEVGKDWNGLYAGAEDDSVFTGFLLYPDGFEVLL from the exons ATGCCGGGCTGCCCGCGGCCCGTcccgctgctgctggcgctggctgtcCCCGCGCTGGCGGCGCTGAAGGTGACCCCGGCCGTGCTCTACACCAAGCCCAGACCTCCCCAGCCCCCGGCAGCCCCTCCATCTGTGCCGGGGAAAATCCCACTGCCAGCGGCGccgggcagggctgagctccccACGCTTCTCCCCTTGGACAACTCCACGCTGGACTCGGCCGAGTTCTTCTTCAACTGCTGCGACTGCTGCCCGCCCGCGGCCGGGCCTCGGGGCTGGCCgggccccccgggacccccag GTCCCAAGGGGGAGAAGGGAGATgctgggctgccagggctgccaggatCCCCTGGCCCTCAAGGTCCAAAAGGCTCTAAAGGAGAAAGAG gaggaaaaggagagcaaGGAGAGAGAGGAGCGAGTGGAAGCCCCGGTTATCCAGGGAAACCTGGGCTGCAAG GTGAAGCCGGAGCCaaaggcagcaagggcagctacGGCTTCCCTGGACTGAAGGGACAAAAGGGGGCTAAAGGGGACACCTGTGACAACGGCACCAAAGGAGACAAAGGGGACAGGGGGGATCCTGGGGAGCCAGGAGCTGGCGGAGAGCAGGGGGACAAGGGAGAGAAGGGGGACACGGGGGAGAAGGGTTACTGTGGGGAGCCGGGGGGCAGAGGGGCCAAGGGGGACAGAGGGGAAGGGGGCACCAAGGGCgagaagggcagcaagggggACACGGGCACTGAGGGCATGCGGGGGGTGGCCGGCAAGCAGGGGGAGAAGGGCGAGCAGGGCCACAAGGGTGACAAAGGGGACGTGGGCCCTGTGGGCATGGCGGGCCCCGGCGGGCCCAAGGGCGAGCCCGGCGCCAAGGGCGGCCGCGGTGCCCCGGGCAGGAAAGGCTCCCGCGGGGCCAAGGGCGCCCGGGGCGACGTCCCCAGGGCCCCGCGCTCGGCCTTCAGCGCGGCGCTGTCGCGGCCCTTCCCTCCTCCCAACGTGCCCATCCGCTTTGACCGCGTGTGGTTCGACGAGCGCCACGACTACGACCCGGCCACGGGCAAGTTCAACTGCAGCGTGCCCGGGGCCTACGTGTTCTCCTACCACGTCACCGTGCGCGGCCGCCCCGCGCGCCTCAGCCTcgtggccagcagcaggagggtggCCAAGGCCAGGGACACGCTCTACGGCCAGGACATCGACCAGGCCTCCTTCCTGACCATCCTCAAGCTCAGGGTGGGCGACCAGGTGTGGCTGGAGGTTGGCAAGGACTGGAACGGGCTCTACGCCGGCGCGGAGGACGACAGCGTCTTCACGGGGTTCCTGCTCTACCCCGATGGTTTTGAGGTCCTTCTGTGA